A window of the Sardina pilchardus chromosome 21, fSarPil1.1, whole genome shotgun sequence genome harbors these coding sequences:
- the LOC134069057 gene encoding GTPase IMAP family member 9-like, whose amino-acid sequence MGSSSSLPEGPPLRIVLIGKTGVGKSAVGNTILRRNAFHSETSANSVTDECQRHSVNDSRLLEVCDTPGILDTGPNEIQIRQEILRCIKHTCPGPHVFLLVIQVGRFTREEEKAVKGLQELFHKTASDYMIVLFTRGDDLGERSIDNYVRNGHNELQEVIRSCGGRYHVFNNKSSDYTQVIDLVKKIDTMVNANGGGYFTNDVYIETQRVINERGIDCKTEDYIKPSIIQMWHTMVARFIIIMRDD is encoded by the exons ATGGGCAGCTCATCATCTCTCCCTGAAG gtCCTCCTCTGAGAATCGTGCTGATTGGGAAGACTGGAGTGGGGAAGAGTGCTGTGGGCAACACCATTCTGAGGAGGAATGCATTTCACTCAGAAACCTCCGCAAACTCAGTCACTGATGAATGTCAAAGACATAGTGTTAATGATTCAAGATTGCTTGAAGTGTGTGACACACCTGGTATTTTAGACACAGGTCCAAATGAAATACAAATCAGACAAGAAATACTTAGATGTATTAAGCACACCTGTCCAGGACCCCATGTGTTCCTGCTGGTGATTCAGGTGGGCAGATTCActagggaggaagagaaagcagTCAAAGGCCTGCAGGAGCTCTTTCATAAAACAGCTTCAGACTATATGATAGTACTGTTCACTCGTGGTGATGACCTGGGTGAACGGAGCATTGATAACTATGTGAGAAATGGCCACAATGAACTGCAGGAAGTGATAAGGAGCTGTGGTGGACGGTATCATGTGTTCAACAACAAGAGCAGTGACTACACTCAAGTCATTGATCTGGTGAAGAAAATAGACACAATGGTGAATGCAAATGGGGGTGGTTACTTTACTAATGATGTATACATAGAAACACAAAGAGTCATCAATGAAAGAGGGATTGACTGCAAAACAGAAGACTATATCAAACCTTCTATCATCCAAATGTGGCATACAATGGTGGCACGTTTTATAATCATTATGCGGGACGACTGA